The stretch of DNA TCGGCAAATTTTCAGGAAGTTTAAGCCTGATTTAGTAATTTTAGATATTAATTTACCCGATGAAACAGGATTAAATTTGTGTCAAGAAATTAGAAAAACTGACGCAATTATTATCATGCTTAGTTCAATGCAAGATACTAATTATATTTTAGAAGCTTTTGAACGAGGAGCAGACGATTATATTATTAAACCTTTTAATTTACAAATTCTCAAAGCAAAAATTGAAGCTTTATTAAGAAGATATAAACCTCTCTCCACTAATAATACTAATAGAAAACCTTTAGTTTTAGATCAGTTAATAATTGATTTTTGTCGTCGAGAAGTAATTCTAGATGGTACAAGCGTTACTTTAACAGCATTAGAATTTGATTTACTACATTTTTTAGCAACTAATCCCAATCGAGTTTGGGATCGAGCAGAGTTAATTGTAGCGATTTGGAATCGTGATGATTACACTGGTGACGATCGCAAAGTTGATATTCATATTGGTCGAATTCGCAAAAAAATAGGCGATCTCGATGGGAGACTAATTAAAACAATTTGGGGTAGAGGTTATATGTTTGAGTTAGCTAATGGCGATAAAGTAAAATTAGCAGACTAAAACTTATCGATTAAACCCTTAACTACAATTGTTATGTTACGAGCCGGAATCGTCGGACTACCGAATGTTGGCAAATCTACCTTATTCAATGCTTTAGTGGCTAATGCTAAAGCGGATGCAGCTAATTTCCCTTTTTGTACTATTGAACCTAATGTAGGTGTGGTATCTGTACCTGATGAACGTTTAGAGGTATTGGCAAAAATATCCCAATCAGCCAAAATCGTTCCTACCAGGATTGAGTTTGTTGATATTGCTGGCTTAGTCGAAGGTGCAAGTAAAGGCGAAGGTTTAGGTAATCAGTTTCTTGCCAATATTCGCGAAGTTGATGCCATCGTTCACGTTGTCCGTTGTTTCGACGATGATGATATTGTGCGACCCGTTTAGTACAAAAGTACTCTAAAAGTACGTGGTACTAGCCTGGTGAAAGAGGAACGTATTAAGCAATGTTAAGAAATTAGCAAAAATTAACTCAAGTACTCCAGAACCTTGACAACTAAATAATCCGTGAAGGTGAGAGTAACCTGTAATAAGGT from Stanieria cyanosphaera PCC 7437 encodes:
- a CDS encoding response regulator transcription factor — translated: MYLLKEESCPAMEVNKKKILVVDDDPALVKLICRFFNYNNYLTEYAEDGKQARQIFRKFKPDLVILDINLPDETGLNLCQEIRKTDAIIIMLSSMQDTNYILEAFERGADDYIIKPFNLQILKAKIEALLRRYKPLSTNNTNRKPLVLDQLIIDFCRREVILDGTSVTLTALEFDLLHFLATNPNRVWDRAELIVAIWNRDDYTGDDRKVDIHIGRIRKKIGDLDGRLIKTIWGRGYMFELANGDKVKLAD